Genomic window (Syntrophorhabdus sp.):
AGTTCCGTGTGAAGGGCCGCCACTCCGTTCACCGTGTGGCTCCCCACGGTCGCGAGGTGCGCCATGCGCACGTACCTGTCCCCGGTCTCATCGATAAGAGACAGGCGGCTCACCCGTTCTTCGTCCCCCGGATAGGCCACCCTCACCTCCTCCAGAAAACGCCTGTTGATCTCGTATATGATCTCGAGGTGCCGGGGGAGCAGGCTCTGAAAGAGCGGAACCGGCCATTTCTCGAGGGCTTCCGGAAGAAGGGTGTGGTTGGTGTACGAGAAGGTCTTCCTCGTTGCGTCCCAGGCCGTATCCCAGTCAACGCCATACTGATCGACGTACAGGCGCATGAGTTCCGCGACGGCGATGGACGGATGGGTATCGTTGAGCTGAACGGCGAACCTTTCATGGAGGGTCTCGGGCCTTCCCCCCACGAAAGCGTGGATGCGGATCATATCCTGCAGGGAACAGGAAACGAAGAAATTCTGCTGCGCCAGTCTCAGTCTCTTGCCCGCCGCCGGCTCATCGTTGGGATAAAGGACCTTGGAGATCATTTCCGAGGCTATCTTTTCCTCCACGGCCCCATCGTAATCACCGGTGTTAAAGGCCTGAAAATCGAAGGACTCACATGCTTCCGACTTCCACAGACGAAGGATGTTGACTATTCCCACATGATAACCCGGCACAGGGGTATCGTAGGCCATGCCCTTCACGACCCTGTCAGGAATCCAGCGGACACGATAGCGTCCCTCTTTGTCGTAGTACTGCTCGGTACGCCCCCCGAACTGCACGTAGTAAGTGATCTCGGGCCGGGCGATCTCCCAGGGATTGCCGAGGGCCAGCCACTTGTCCGTTATCTCGCGCTGCCAGCCGTCGACGATCTCCTGGTCGAAAATGCCGAATTCGTAGCGTATCCCGTAGCCAAGGGCGTGTATCTTCTCCGTCGCCAGGGAATCGAGGAAACAGGCAGCAAGCCTTCCCAGCCCCCCGTTGCCGAGGCCGGGCTCGGCTTCCTGCGCGAGAAGCTCGTCAAGATTGAGACCAAGCTGAGAGACAGCCTCGGCTGTCTGTTCCCATATCCCCAGGTTCACCATCGCGTTGCCGAGGTGGGGCCCCATGAGGAACTCCGCCGAGAGATAGGCCACCGCGCGGGCGGTGCGGCGCAACCCTTCCGTCGAACGGACCCAGTTCTCCAGCATCCTGTCCCGCACCGTGTACGCCAGGGCCATGTACCAGTCGTTCTTCGTGGCGAGCAATGGGATGCGGGCCTGGATAAAGTTCAGGTTTTCCAGGATCGCCCGCCTCATGGTCTCGGCGTCAAGGCCCGTTCGGACATCCTCCCCCGACAGAAGCTTCACATCCTGAGCGTCAGCATCATCCCTATCCATGGCAACCTCCTGTTGTCTGCACGGCTATCAACATAGTAACCCGATCTCTCCCGGTGGTGTCAATACGGACGGCTGGAGCCGCTTGAACAGCTTGAGCTGCTTGAACGTTCAAAGGCGAAAAACGGGAGAGGCAGGTCAAATCGCTTGAATGGCTTCGGGACTGGAGGGAAGATGAAGGGTGTGGTCCGGAGGGATGCGCCTTGTTGGTACGATGCGGCGTTTTTTTTGATGAAGATGGGAGACTCTGTGGAGTATAATGACTCTCACTTGATCTATCGGGTTCGCGACTATCTAACAGGGGATGATCATGGAATCAACGATGCTTGAAGGCTCCAATCTTACCGTTCCCAACGACCTCGGATATCTTCCGGCGATCCAGGCCTTTGTATCGGAGGTGATGGAACGCCGCGGCTACAGTAAACGGGACACGACCATGTTCCTCATCGCCCTCGAAGAGGCCATCGTGAACGTGGTCAAGCACGCGTTCGAACCCGGCGAGAAGGCGAGCTATCAGGTCATCGTCGATCCCATCACCGCGGGGATCAGGATCATCATCAAGGACAAGGGACTGCCCTATTCGCCCCATCTCGTGCCCCAGTATGTTCCGCCCTCCGACATCGAGACGGCCGGGCAGCCCGGACTCGGTTCGCATCTCATCAAGCACACTGTCGATGAGATACACTTTCAGAACCTGGGCCGTGAGGGAAAGGAGCTCCATCTCGTCAAGTACCTCCCCTACAGAAGCATAGAGGAAATGCGGACGGAGTCCGAGCTTGCGCCCTTCCCGGAACCGGTCAAGACGGTGGGGCCACCGGAGAGGAAGGACTTTTCCATCCGGCGCATACGCCCCTCCGAGGTCTACGATGTGTCGAAACTCTTCTACAGGGCCTATGGTTACTCCTATGGCATCGACACGATCTACTACCCCGAAAAGCTGGCTGAGCGCCACGCTGACGGCACCATCATTTCCGTCGTGACGGTGACACCCGATGACCGTGTCGTCGGCCATGCGGCCCTCGTCAGGGATGACGCGTCGAGCAAGACCGCCGAGGCGGCAATGGCCGTCGTCGAACCGGGCTTCAGGGGTCAGGGATGCCAGAGCATCATGATAACAAGGCTCGTTGAAGAGGCGCGTGCCGTCGGACTGGCGGGCATATACAGCAAGGCGGTCACGAACCATATATACGCCCAGAAAGCCGGGCAGAAGGCGGGCTTCAAGCGCTGCGCCGTCGTCGCTGGACTCATTCCCGCCGACCGATCCTTCAAGGGCATCCAGGCGGCACTTTCACAGCGGGAGTCCGTCGCCTACGGATACAGGGTGGTCGATGACCCGGGGAACGTACAGGTCTTCCCTCCGGCCTGGCACAGGGACATAGTAGAAAAGATATACAATTCCATGGGTGTGAAGAGGGTCTTTTTCGAATCCCCTCCGGGGGTGATGCGGCAGGTTGCGGGAGAGGCGGCGGTGACGGTGACGGTGGTTCCCACATACCAGAGGGCCGTTATCGAGGTCAAACAGTACGGGGAACACACTGTGTCGCAGGTGAACACCATATTGAAGGACCTCTGCTATCAGAAGATGGAGCAGATAACCCTGTACCTCAACCTCGAGGATCCCGTCACCGGCATCCTGTGCCGGCAGTTCGAAGAACTCGGTTTCTTCTTTGCGGGGGTCCTTCCCTTTTCCCACGTGGGAGACGCATTGCTCCTGCAGTACCTCAATAACGTGCCCATCGATTACAGCAAGATAAAGATCGTTGACGGAGTGGGGCAGGAGATCCTCACATACGTCGAATCCCACGACCCGAACAGAAAGTGACGTTCCGCCCTACGCTTTTTTCGCTCCGGCGCTGCCACCACCAGCCCCCTTTCTGCCTAGAAGCGAGAAGACGAGCGCCAGAAAACAGCACAACGCTCCCGTAAGGTAGGCGTGAGTGAAACCCGACGTGACGGTCCCCGTGCCGACGAGGTCCTTCAGGGCGGCCTTCCCCGTGGGGCCGGCGGAATCGTAGGCGACGGCGGAGAAAACCACTTCTATGACGGTCACACCCACCACCATGCCGAGGTTCGTCGTCGTGTTGAAGAGCGCCGAAGAGACGCCCTTCTTGTCCGGCGGCGCGAAGCGCATGATCTGGTTATTGTTGGGTGAAAAAAAGAGGACAAGGGAAAGTGCCAGCCACACGAGGTAGACGGTGACGACCGTAAGACCCTGCCAGTGAAGGGTGAAGGAGAAGAAAAGGACGCACACCGTCGCCGAGGTCATGGCGATAGTGCACAGCATCGCCGGGTTGACCCTGTCCGAGAGCCTTCCCGATACAGGCGACAGTATGACGTAGATGATGGAGTAGATGAGGAGCATCATGCCGGCAGCCTGGGCGTTGAGCCCCTTGACCACTTCCAGGTAAAAAGGCATGAGAAAGGCGTTTCCCGAGATGAGCATGTACACGAGAAAGGTGGCGATAAGGGCGAAGGCGTACCTCGAGTCCAGGAATAGGTCCAGGTGGAGAAGGGGGTCCCTGTGACGCCTCTCCCAGGCGACGAAAACCCCGATCAGTATCAGGGAGGATACAAGGCAGCCGATGACAAGGGGGGAGAGCCACCCCTCCTTGTTGCCGTTGTTGAGGCCGTAGATAAGAAGCCCCAGCCCGGCGAAGCTGAGGATGGCCCCCAGGAAATCGAACCCCTTCCGTCCTCCCTCCCGCTCGGGCGCCGATGAACTGCCGGGCTTCGTGCCGGGAATGTATTTCATTGCCACGATCACCGCGACGATGCCGACAGGCACGTTGATGAAGAAGGCCCAGTTCCACGAGAGGTAACCGGTGATTATCCCGCCCACCGGGGCACCCGTCGCCACGCCAAGCGCGGAGGCGGTGGAGGTGATACCGAAGGCCCAGCCCGTGTTCCCCTCCGGGAGAAAATGGGAGATGATGGCAAAACTCACGGCAAGCAGCATGGCGCTGCCTATGCCCTGAACAAACCGCGAGCCGATGAGCATGTCGATATCGTGGGACAATCCGCACATGAGCGACCCCACCGTGAAGATGACGTACCCCGAGATGAAGACCCGTTTGAGCCCTATCCTGTCGCCAAGTTTCCCGAAGAGCAGGAGCGTCGTCGTGATGATGAGAAGATAGGAGGATATTATCCGCGATGCGTCGCTCGAGGTCACGCCGAAGGAACGGGTGATCGTGGGCAGGGAGATATTGACCATATAATTGTTGAGACGCACCAGAAAGGAGCTGAAGGCAACGCTGATGACAATGAGGAGTGAGGCGTATCTGGCCGACCGCGTCATGAATGAAATTACTTACACTCTTTCACGACCTTCCGCAATGTTTTTCTTGGAAAGACAGGACCGACCCTCTCCCCATATAATCGTTGCAGTCGAAAACACGATGTGGCACAATGAATAACTCTGTATGCAAGTCATCGCGGAAAAAGTGCGGGTTCCACAATCGCAGCCTCTGACGGGCGCGAAACGGATGCTGTACCTCGATAACCTCAGGCTCTCCTTCACCTTCCTCGTGATCCTCCACCATGTATGCCTGACTTACGCCACCAACAGCGGCTGGTACTTCTATCAGTATCTCGATGATCCTTTCACCAATATCG
Coding sequences:
- a CDS encoding glycogen/starch/alpha-glucan phosphorylase, whose product is MDRDDADAQDVKLLSGEDVRTGLDAETMRRAILENLNFIQARIPLLATKNDWYMALAYTVRDRMLENWVRSTEGLRRTARAVAYLSAEFLMGPHLGNAMVNLGIWEQTAEAVSQLGLNLDELLAQEAEPGLGNGGLGRLAACFLDSLATEKIHALGYGIRYEFGIFDQEIVDGWQREITDKWLALGNPWEIARPEITYYVQFGGRTEQYYDKEGRYRVRWIPDRVVKGMAYDTPVPGYHVGIVNILRLWKSEACESFDFQAFNTGDYDGAVEEKIASEMISKVLYPNDEPAAGKRLRLAQQNFFVSCSLQDMIRIHAFVGGRPETLHERFAVQLNDTHPSIAVAELMRLYVDQYGVDWDTAWDATRKTFSYTNHTLLPEALEKWPVPLFQSLLPRHLEIIYEINRRFLEEVRVAYPGDEERVSRLSLIDETGDRYVRMAHLATVGSHTVNGVAALHTELLKGTVMRDFHELTPGKFLNVTNGVTPRRWMVLSNPAMSKLITDAIGDDWACDCENRIRGLEPFADDPGFRESWSEAKRRNKLVLARFIRERTGVVVDPESMFDIQVKRIHEYKRQHLNALHVVSHYLSLKRSPGVEVPSRTVIFGGKAAPGYFMAKLIIKLITSIAEVVNGDPDTREKLKVVFVPDFNVKLGQRIYPAADLSEQISTAGKEASGTGNMKFSMNGALTIGTLDGANVEIREEVGAENFFLFGLDAKEVFELRSRGYHPREHYEADGRLKEVLDLIASGHFSRGDGSLFRPLVDTLLEHDEYLLLADYASYMEAQGEVNRAYLDAKRWVRMSILNVARTGRFSSDRSILEYAEGIWKVGPAG
- a CDS encoding GNAT family N-acetyltransferase, encoding MESTMLEGSNLTVPNDLGYLPAIQAFVSEVMERRGYSKRDTTMFLIALEEAIVNVVKHAFEPGEKASYQVIVDPITAGIRIIIKDKGLPYSPHLVPQYVPPSDIETAGQPGLGSHLIKHTVDEIHFQNLGREGKELHLVKYLPYRSIEEMRTESELAPFPEPVKTVGPPERKDFSIRRIRPSEVYDVSKLFYRAYGYSYGIDTIYYPEKLAERHADGTIISVVTVTPDDRVVGHAALVRDDASSKTAEAAMAVVEPGFRGQGCQSIMITRLVEEARAVGLAGIYSKAVTNHIYAQKAGQKAGFKRCAVVAGLIPADRSFKGIQAALSQRESVAYGYRVVDDPGNVQVFPPAWHRDIVEKIYNSMGVKRVFFESPPGVMRQVAGEAAVTVTVVPTYQRAVIEVKQYGEHTVSQVNTILKDLCYQKMEQITLYLNLEDPVTGILCRQFEELGFFFAGVLPFSHVGDALLLQYLNNVPIDYSKIKIVDGVGQEILTYVESHDPNRK
- a CDS encoding DHA2 family efflux MFS transporter permease subunit is translated as MTRSARYASLLIVISVAFSSFLVRLNNYMVNISLPTITRSFGVTSSDASRIISSYLLIITTTLLLFGKLGDRIGLKRVFISGYVIFTVGSLMCGLSHDIDMLIGSRFVQGIGSAMLLAVSFAIISHFLPEGNTGWAFGITSTASALGVATGAPVGGIITGYLSWNWAFFINVPVGIVAVIVAMKYIPGTKPGSSSAPEREGGRKGFDFLGAILSFAGLGLLIYGLNNGNKEGWLSPLVIGCLVSSLILIGVFVAWERRHRDPLLHLDLFLDSRYAFALIATFLVYMLISGNAFLMPFYLEVVKGLNAQAAGMMLLIYSIIYVILSPVSGRLSDRVNPAMLCTIAMTSATVCVLFFSFTLHWQGLTVVTVYLVWLALSLVLFFSPNNNQIMRFAPPDKKGVSSALFNTTTNLGMVVGVTVIEVVFSAVAYDSAGPTGKAALKDLVGTGTVTSGFTHAYLTGALCCFLALVFSLLGRKGAGGGSAGAKKA